GGAAGCCGAAGTAGTTGACCGACATGACGGCGGCGGTATCGTCGTCGATCCGCGCCTCGAGATCGGCGAAATCCGGTGCGAACGTCTCCCGGATAGCGTAAAACCGGGACTCGAGGCCGAGTTCGTGGAACGGTTCGACGACCGCAGGCGAGAGGTACGCCGGTACGAGGACGTTCTCACCGGGGTCGACGAGGCCGGCGAGACCGTCGCGGAGCGCGATTTTGCCCGAGCCGTAGTACGTGTACGTGCTGTCCGGAGCGTGCCGCTCGACGAACGAGCCGATTCCGTCCCCTGATTTCGAACGCGACGCGTCGAACACCGAAGGAGTTGCGCGGATCATATGGAGAAACGGTGCGTCGGGGCACCAGTAGAGCGAATCATCGACGTAATACAGTACTGACCGTGCCCTTAGTGATAGGGTCGATACAGGCCGGGGACGCAGGGACAAGAGCTACTTACTCGTCTCGGCCGCGATCGACAGTCTCGGCGTCTGAACTGGTATTCCGAGCGTACAGTCACCAGTACGAGCCTACAACACCCCAGCACATTGCATAACAAAGCACCGGCGAACGGATATCCCCGCTATGGCAGGTTCGACGGACGAAGAGGACCTTCGTCTGCTCGTCGTCGGGTTGGACGCCGGTTGTCGACCAATACTCGAACCCCTTTTCGAGTCGGGAGACCTTCCGACCCTCCGGGGACTCTTCGAGCGCGGAACGTCGGGACCGCTCGAGTCCCAGATTCCGCCGTGGACCGCGAGCGCCTGGCCGTCACTGTACACCGGGAAGAATCCGGGCAAGCACGGCGTCTACGACTTCCTTTCCTTCGACGGTTACGACTGGGACGTCGTCAACGCGACCCACGTCAGGGCGCGGCCGATCTGGGAACTGCTGAGCGACCACGGGCTCTCGAGCGTCGTCGTCAACGTCCCCGTGACCCATCCCGCTCGTCCGTTCGACGGCGCGTTGATTCCGGGACTGACCGCTCCCGAGGATCCGGACTGCCACCCGGAGGGGATCCTCGAAGACGTTAAGCTGGCGTGTGGCGGCGAGTACTGGCTCTACCCGCAGAGCGGGCCACACCCGGACCGATCGATCGAGGGGTACGAACGCGCGATCGAACTCAGAGGGAAGGCGTTTCGATACCTCGCCCGGCGGTTCGACCCCGACTTCGGCTTCCTTCAGTTCCAACAGACCGACTCGGTGTTTCACGAGCGACCCGGCGACAAACGAGCGATCGAGGCGGTCTACCGCGAGGTCGACCGACAGCTCGCGGAGACGCTCGAGCGAACCGACCCCGAGAACGTGCTGGTCGTCAGCGACCACGGCATGGGCCGAGTGACCGGCGACGAGTTCCGGGTCAACGAGTTCCTTCGAGACCGCGGGTACGTGAGTGTTCGGAGCGACGGCGGTGGCATGCCCAACTGGTCAAAGTCGTGGGAGAACGACCTGCTC
This portion of the Natrinema salinisoli genome encodes:
- a CDS encoding alkaline phosphatase family protein; this encodes MAGSTDEEDLRLLVVGLDAGCRPILEPLFESGDLPTLRGLFERGTSGPLESQIPPWTASAWPSLYTGKNPGKHGVYDFLSFDGYDWDVVNATHVRARPIWELLSDHGLSSVVVNVPVTHPARPFDGALIPGLTAPEDPDCHPEGILEDVKLACGGEYWLYPQSGPHPDRSIEGYERAIELRGKAFRYLARRFDPDFGFLQFQQTDSVFHERPGDKRAIEAVYREVDRQLAETLERTDPENVLVVSDHGMGRVTGDEFRVNEFLRDRGYVSVRSDGGGMPNWSKSWENDLLEGSEASDREPTPLERAMNVAATVGLTTQRVASALDRVGLKEAVGTRVPNDAIRAASEQVDFPESEAYVRSKSELGVRINLAGREPNGRVPESAYEAVREDLIEALSAVRTPDGEPMFDAVEPRETHFDGPHVEAAPDIVTVPRGFDTAIAADLGKGQFGEPMEPWNHKRTGIVAAAGSTFDESASLEGATIFDITPTICSLFDVPVDAAMDGESLPIIEGSAEQPYPAYDPAPRRTTDGRAVEERLSELGYL